In a single window of the Solea senegalensis isolate Sse05_10M linkage group LG1, IFAPA_SoseM_1, whole genome shotgun sequence genome:
- the cul2 gene encoding cullin-2 — protein sequence MSLKPRVVDFDETWNKLLTTIKAVVMLDYVERATWNDRFSDIYALCVAYPEPLGERLYTETKVFLENHVRQLYKKVLDSEEQVLVMYHRYWDEYSKGADYMDCLYRYLNTQFIKKNKLTEADLQYGYGGVDMNEPLMEIGELALDMWRKLMIEPMQAVLIRMLLYEIKNDRCGENPNQKVIHGVINSFVHVEQYKKKFPLKFYQEIFEGPFLIKTGEYYKQEASNLLQESNCSQYMEKVLGRLKDEEVRCRKYLHPSSYAKVIHECQQRMVADHLQFLHGECQSIIRQEKRDDMANMYTLLRAVSNGLPHMIQELQVHIHNEGIRGTSNLSLENMPTLFVESVLEVHSKFVQLINTVLNGDQHFMSALDKALTSVVNFREPKSICKTPELLAKYCDNLLKKSAKGMTENEVEDKLTSFITVFKYIDDKDIFQKFYARMLAKRLIHGLSLSMDSEEAMINKLKQACGYEFTSKLHRMYTDMSVSADLNNKFNNFIKTQETVVDLGISFQIYVLQAGAWPLTHVPSSTFAIPQELEKSVQMFELFYNQHFSGRKLTWLHYLCTGEVKMNYLSKPYVAMVTTYQMAVLLAFNNSQTVTHKELQDGTQMNEKELQKTIKSLLDVKMLNHDSQKEEIEAESTFSLNMSFTSKRTKFKITTSMQKDTPQEMEQTRSAVDEDRKMYLQAAIVRIMKARKVLRHNALIQEVINQSKARFNPSISMIKKCIEVLIDKQYIERSQTSADEYSYVA from the exons atgtccTTAAAGCCACGGGTGGTGGATTTCGATGAGACATGGAACAAGCTACTGACGACAATCAAGGCTGTTGTGATGCTAGACTATGTGGAGAGAGCCACTTGGAATGATCGCTTCTC TGACATTTATGCCTTGTGCGTTGCGTACCCAGAGCCTTTGGGTGAAAGATTGTACACAGAGACCAAGGTGTTTCTTGAAAATCATGTTCGCCAGTTGTATAAG aaAGTCCTGGATTCAGAGGAGCAGGTTTTAGTGATGTACCACAGATACTGGGACGAGTACAGCAAAGGAGCTGACTATATGGACTGCTTGTACAG ATATCTCAACACGCAGTTCATCAAAAAGAACAAACTAACAGAAGCAGACCTACAGTACGGCTACGGGGGAGTGGACATGAATGAGCCGCTCATGGAGATTGGAGAG CTGGCACTTGATATGTGGAGGAAGTTAATGATTGAGCCCATGCAGGCTGTCCTGATCCGGATGTTGCTGTATGAAATCAAAAA TGATCGCTGTGGTGAGAACCCCAACCAGAAGGTCATCCATGGGGTCATCAACTCCTTTGTTCATGTTGAACAGTACAAGAAGAAGTTTCCACTAAAG TTTTATCAGGAAATCTTCGAAGGGCCATTCCTGATAAAAACAGGGGAGTACTACAAACAGGAGGCCTCCAATCTACTGCAAGAATCCAACTGCTCTCAGTATATGGAGAAG GTTTTAGGGCGATTGAAAGATGAAGAAGTGCGATGTCGGAAGTACCTGCACCCCAGCTCCTACGCCAAAGTCATCCATGAATGCCAGCAGAGGATGGTGGCAGATCATCTGCAGTTCCTGCACGGGGAGTGCCAGAGCATTATTCGACAGGAGAAGAGAGACG acATGGCCAACATGTACACCCTGCTGCGGGCCGTGTCAAACGGACTGCCTCACATGATCCAGGAGCTGCAGGTTCATATCCACAATGAGGGCATCCGAGGCACCAGTAACCTTTCTTTGGAAAAC ATGCCAACCCTTTTTGTGGAGTCTGTGCTGGAGGTTCACAGTAAATTTGTTCAGCTCATTAACACAGTTTTAAATGGAGATCAGCACTTCATGAGTGCACTTGATAAG GCTTTGACATCTGTGGTGAACTTTAGAGAGCCCAAGTCCATCTGTAAAACCCCTGAACTC CTGGCAAAATACTGTGACAATCTTCTGAAGAAATCTGCAAAGGGAATGACAGAGAACGAGGTGGAGGACAAACTGACCAGTTTCATCACAGTGTTCAAGTACATAGACGACAAGGACATCTTTCAAAAG TTTTATGCCAGAATGCTAGCGAAGCGGTTAATACATGGTTTATCATTGTCAATGGACTCAGAAGAAGCCATGATCAACAAACTTAAG CAAGCGTGCGGCTACGAGTTCACGAGCAAACTCCACAGAATGTACACAGACATGAGTGTAAGTGCAGACCTCAACAACAAGTTCAACAATTTCATCAAGACGCAGGAGACGGTGGTGGACCTTGGCATAAGCTTCCAGATCTACGTATTACAG GCTGGAGCCTGGCCACTTACACATGTCCCCTCCTCCACGTTTGCCATTCCACAAGAACTAGAAAAGAGTGTGCAGATG TTTGAGTTGTTCTATAATCAGCACTTCAGTGGGAGGAAATTGACCTGGCTGCACTATCTCTGCACGG GTGAGGTGAAAATGAACTACCTGTCCAAGCCGTATGTGGCCATGGTGACCACCTACCAGATGGCTGTGCTGCTGGCCTTCAACAACAGCCAAACGGTGACACACAAGGAGCTGCAGGACGGCACACAGATGAACGAGAAGGAGCTACAGAAGACCATCAAGTCCCTGCTGGACGTCAAAATGCTCAACCATGACTCTCAAAAG GAGGAGATTGAAGCAGAGTCCACGTTTTCACTAAATATGAGTTTCACCAGTAAAAGGACAAAGTTCAAGATCACAACATCAATGCAGAAAGACACACCACAG GAAATGGAGCAGACGCGGAGTGCCGTGGACGAGGACCGCAAAATGTATTTACAAGCTGCTATAGTGAGAATCATGAAGGCTCGCAAGGTGCTCCGACACAACGCTCTCATCCAGGAG GTCATCAATCAATCCAAAGCCAGATTCAACCCCAGTATCAGCATGATCAAGAAGTGCATCGAGGTGCTCATCGACAAGCAGTACATCGAGCGAAGCCAGACATCGGCGGACGAGTACAGCTACGTCGCATAG